In a single window of the Amycolatopsis sp. cg5 genome:
- a CDS encoding protein-ADP-ribose hydrolase, with translation MITTLSLSAYRAAIELDEPFVPAAPAAGADRLPELAETAVQLLSPDPGDWPDAREALRAVLTVREPGRLDPSLNAALDALLGGERLRRPTVDARTLPTIAQAFPGTGYAGATRTALWRGDITTLAADAIVNAANSALLGCFRPMHSCVDNAIHEVAGPRLRADCQRIMTMQGAPEATGEAKITRGYHLPARYVLHTVGPIVESPVELWHEEALESSYRSCLDVAAEVDDIRTVAFCGVSTGVFGFPKDRAAEIALETVAGWLSVHPGRFDRVVFTTFGALDDAAYRALL, from the coding sequence GTGATCACCACCCTCTCGCTGAGCGCCTACCGCGCAGCGATCGAGCTGGACGAGCCGTTCGTCCCGGCGGCCCCGGCCGCCGGGGCGGACCGGCTGCCGGAACTGGCCGAGACCGCGGTCCAACTGCTCAGCCCCGATCCCGGCGACTGGCCGGACGCCCGCGAAGCCTTGCGTGCTGTGCTGACCGTCCGCGAACCAGGCAGGCTGGATCCGAGTTTGAACGCGGCGCTCGACGCGTTGCTGGGCGGGGAACGCCTGCGGCGGCCGACCGTCGACGCGCGGACGTTGCCGACGATCGCGCAGGCGTTCCCCGGCACCGGCTACGCGGGGGCCACGCGGACCGCGTTGTGGCGTGGCGACATCACGACGCTGGCGGCCGACGCCATCGTGAACGCCGCCAACAGCGCGCTGCTGGGCTGTTTCCGGCCGATGCACAGCTGCGTCGACAACGCGATCCACGAGGTCGCCGGGCCGCGGCTGCGCGCGGACTGCCAGCGGATCATGACCATGCAGGGCGCGCCGGAGGCCACCGGCGAAGCCAAGATCACGCGCGGCTACCACCTGCCCGCGCGGTATGTGCTGCACACGGTCGGGCCGATCGTCGAGAGCCCGGTCGAGCTGTGGCACGAGGAAGCGCTCGAGTCGTCTTATCGGTCCTGTTTGGACGTCGCGGCCGAGGTCGACGACATCCGGACCGTGGCGTTCTGCGGTGTCAGTACGGGCGTCTTCGGGTTTCCGAAGGACCGGGCTGCCGAGATCGCGCTGGAGACGGTCGCGGGCTGGCTCAGTGTCCATCCAGGACGGTTCGACCGGGTCGTCTTCACGACCTTCGGCGCCCTTGACGATGCCGCGTACCGGGCGCTTCTGTGA